A single window of Caldisericia bacterium DNA harbors:
- the lexA gene encoding transcriptional repressor LexA, which yields MERGDLTDREKDILEFIVESKRRGITPTVREIGREVGLSSTATVFFYLRRLEEKGYIKRKRGARSIIVTKDVVSSFPIVGKVKAGKPNLAVQDIEDYIKLPIDRNLHPNAFLLRVSGDSMKDAGILDNDMVVVDPDIEVKENDICVALVDGEEVTVKRFKIKRGESFLFPENPKYKPIKIDKRIKIIGKVIGVWRRY from the coding sequence ATGGAGAGGGGAGATCTAACAGATAGGGAAAAAGATATACTTGAATTTATAGTTGAATCAAAGAGAAGAGGAATCACTCCCACTGTAAGGGAAATTGGAAGAGAAGTTGGTCTCTCCTCCACAGCAACAGTCTTCTTCTATTTGAGAAGACTTGAAGAAAAGGGTTATATAAAAAGAAAAAGAGGGGCAAGGTCAATAATAGTGACTAAGGACGTGGTCTCCTCCTTTCCCATTGTTGGAAAGGTAAAAGCGGGGAAGCCAAATCTTGCCGTTCAAGATATTGAGGATTACATTAAACTTCCAATAGATAGAAACTTACATCCAAATGCATTCTTACTTAGAGTTAGTGGAGATAGTATGAAGGATGCAGGGATACTTGATAATGACATGGTTGTTGTTGACCCTGACATTGAAGTTAAGGAGAATGACATATGTGTTGCCCTTGTAGATGGTGAGGAAGTTACAGTAAAGAGGTTCAAAATAAAGAGGGGTGAATCATTTCTCTTTCCTGAAAATCCAAAGTATAAACCAATAAAAATAGATAAAAGGATAAAGATTATAGGAAAGGTTATAGGGGTCTGGAGGAGGTACTAA